A region from the Microbacterium lacus genome encodes:
- a CDS encoding response regulator, with translation MTPDLRVLIVDDDFRVGGLHRDAVADQAGFEALEPVRGVREARAAVRDRHPDLVLCDVYLPDGDGIAFVSEIDVDALVISAASDADTVRRALRAGALGYLRKPFDPRLLRDRLDGYRRYRNLLTAGDVDQETIERAQRALHGRDAVPATASQTATERVILEHLRDGEASATAIAERIGVSRATAQRHLANLAARGAVEVGLRYGATGRPEHRYRLS, from the coding sequence ATGACACCGGATCTGCGTGTACTGATCGTCGACGATGACTTCCGGGTGGGTGGTCTGCACCGCGATGCCGTCGCCGATCAGGCGGGATTCGAAGCGCTCGAGCCGGTGCGCGGCGTGCGCGAGGCGCGTGCGGCGGTGCGGGACCGGCATCCGGATCTCGTCCTGTGCGACGTCTACCTGCCTGACGGAGACGGCATCGCCTTCGTCTCGGAGATCGACGTCGACGCGCTCGTGATCAGCGCCGCCTCCGACGCGGACACCGTGCGCCGGGCCCTACGCGCGGGAGCGCTCGGCTACCTGCGGAAGCCGTTCGACCCTCGCCTCCTGCGCGATCGCCTGGATGGATACCGCCGCTATCGCAATCTGCTGACCGCCGGCGACGTGGACCAGGAGACGATCGAGCGCGCCCAGCGCGCTCTGCACGGGCGGGATGCAGTGCCGGCGACCGCGTCACAGACGGCGACCGAACGCGTGATCCTGGAACATCTGCGCGACGGGGAGGCATCGGCGACCGCGATCGCCGAGCGGATCGGCGTCTCCCGCGCCACCGCCCAGCGGCACCTCGCGAACCTCGCGGCGCGGGGTGCGGTGGAGGTGGGCCTGCGCTACGGTGCGACCGGCCGGCCCGAACATCGATACCGGCTCAGCTGA